The Ostrea edulis chromosome 1, xbOstEdul1.1, whole genome shotgun sequence genomic sequence GCATGTGCTTCCACATTGTTGCggtaaaaaaataataataatttaaagtcaagttaaaatgaatattagattttaaataatatcaaaatagaaataaatatttggtCTAAAATGCTGAATGATGGGGTGGGGGGGATGCAGTAAATTAAACTAATGGATAATCTGGGCTTTTTCTTACATTGAAGGAAGTTACGTGTCCTTACCCCCATGTACCTGtgtttaaaattaaagaaaatgtgtattggAGACTTTGAAATACCTTTTAAAAGTCTAGAGAAATCGTTACTTTTACAGTTAACTTTGTCACAATCATGCAATTCAACGAGGGTGGGATATGAGATCGATTTAGcttgaatgtatatatgtgACGtgctaaatattgaaaaataagtgTCAATAATAGCATGTTTTCATCGTGTTTTAATCTTCCTATGTGTTTAAATATTGCTGTTATCtaattgatttctttatgtGAAATTGTCAGTATCAGCTGTGTCTATTCAgacagaaataaacatcaacTACACGTTACACATTGGTGCATCCAATATACACTTTTATAACACGTGTTCTTTTTATTCGGGGATTTCAAAATTATAGAATATTGTCATGTGAAGCATTGCAGACCTGTGTAGACCTGTTGTGATCTGCAAGTCCAGCTGTACATAACCCACTCACTCCCACCAAACCCCACCGCCCGTACAATTTGACagaatgcagtttctttttaaaagtgCACTCTTCGTCAATCGAAGAAACTATCAACTTACCTATCAAACCTCAGCGTAACGAAAGAGAAAAAATTATATGAGTGACAGAAGTCTCAGCAACAGACACGCCCCAAATTCCGGTGTAAGATGCAATCTAATTAGATCCGCTCATCTAcaatcgctacactaggatagcgatagtagatgagcggatcatatgATCTAATTGGTTGGTGTAAGGTGGTAACTATTCGCCTTTGCACGTAGGCCATTGTTGTGACCATCTTCTGTGTGTCTGACAATAGGTggcaacatttacattttctttgacTACATTAAACTATTTGATGTGGAAATTAATACACTTTTATCCATTACACCGATATAGGCAAAGTGACAACACACCGACGGGCGTTCTATAGTTAGATCTGTGTATGGAGGGTAATCGTGTTCTATAGTTAGATCTGTGTATGGAGGGTAATCGTGTTCTATAGTTAGATCTGTGTATGGAGGGTAATCGTGTTCTATAGTTAGATCTGTGTATGGAGGGTAATCGTGTTCTATAGTTAGATCTGTGTATGGAGGGTAATCGTGTTCTATAGTTAGATCTGTGTATGGAGGGTAATCGTGTTCTACAGTTAGATCTGTGTATGGAGGGTAATCGTGTTCTACAGTTAGATCTGTGTATGGAGGGTAATCGTGTTCTATAGTTAGATCTGTGTATGGAGGGTAATCGTGTTCTATAGTTAGATCTGTGTATGGAGGGTAATCGTGTTCTATAGTTAGATCTGTGTATGGAGGGTAATCGTGTTCTATAGTTAGATCTGTGTATGGAGGGTAATCGTGTTCTATAGTTAGATCTGTGTATGGAGGGTAATCGTGTTCTATAGTTAGATCTGTGTATGGAGGGTAATCGTGTTCTATAGTTAGATCTGTGTATGGAGGGTAATCGTGTTCTATAGTTAGATCTGTGTATGGAGGGTAATCGTGTTCTATAGTTAGATCTGTGTATGGAGGGTAATCGTGTTCAAAAGCATTGTAACCTTGTTAATCGAAACATGCAACCGTGTTAATTTCTCAGTTTCAACAATGTatgtttttctatatatatggtCATATCGAAATTCGACAAACATGTAAACTTGACATTTGTTGACTTGTAACGTGTAAGATGCGATGTTGTAAGGTACAGCTATGTGAATAGTAAGTCTACAAACGGAAATACTGTAGGGATGACCGCGTATAATTTAAGAAACAATGATGCATTTTTATataaagagaaatgtaaaattaaacGATTACACAAATGAAGAGTGCAACACCGAGGTATACATTTCTGAGAAACATAACGTACATCCCCCGAGTTACAAACATGCATATAGTTGAAACAGAAATTAACACGGTTGCATGTTTCAATTAACAAGTTTACATGCTTGGATTTTTGAACACGATTACCGGTACCCTCCATAGCTATGATTGCTTATCTAGAACGACGAGTCGACGACGATGATGTAAACGATGATGTTGAGAACATCGTGCAATCTGGTTTAAATACAGTTCCGGGGACAGGCCTTGGGAGATTATTTGTCACCCACGATGTTTGTACTGTTCATAAAGGAGTCTTGGGAACTCAGGTCAAAACATTGAATAAAGGTGTTAAGCTTGGACAGATTAATTGAAGTCTGCTTCTCTATATGCTGATGATATAGCTATGCTTGACTTGTTAAGAAAAATAGCGCCTTCGTATTACGTTAACCCaggtaaataaaaaataatgcataTCAGGAAAAAgcgtaaaaataaaaaaaataaaaaagtcgCTCTGTTTATGAAATCCAGTTGGGTGagataaatatgaattatgtatcaatataagaatatctagatacatgtatgatattcgATGAGTTCGtggatttcaaaaaaaaaaaaaaaagcaccgAAAATCTCGCAAAAATCTATGATCTCCAAcacacatgcatacatgtattcgCTCAAACCGGTCGGTCGAATTCGATACATACGAAATCTTTAATATCTTAATTGCGTTGCATCCATCGTGGGGAAATTACCATAGCGCTGGTCTGTTTAGTCACGAGCTTTGTGGTTTTTCCTCCGGGTGCATAGATTTACAACACTATCAATCCGAGgacatcgtcggttacccacgggtgcttctaatCGACTCTCTCCATCATGAGGGAGCGtgtgtggactcaaaaccgtggtttgcaaCGATGATCCAAGGAGAGTGTCGCCATTTTGTCGTCACCAGATCAATGCTATGCATCTTTGGTACCGCTAAGTTATGTTtaacaacaaaaagaaaaaagaaagaaaacgtcTTACCGAGAAAGTATTTCTGTGAGATAGGGGACAGACGAATAGGACGAGCTGGACGCTTAAAAGTTAAACGGTTAAACTATATATTGAATCTTAACATGGACAAAATTATACGAACCTAAAAACGTGCAGAGCAACCCCTCCTGCATGCAGAATCTTACTTGGCTAAACAATttgcaaatcattttcaaaattcctAAATTTTTGTCTGCATGCTTAATTGATTTGTCCAAACCTGCTCAGTCAGCTATGGTAATGTTCTGTTATATAGTGTACGAACAGTGACAGGATTATAAATGCGAAGATCCAATTCACAGAAAATCGAATCAGACAAACACTCTAGAGCCAGAGAGACGAACTGTTTCACAAAATAATTGGGACtcaaaaattttgatttatcttTAGACAATTGTATTGTGCGCACTTTTCCGATAACAGCTTAGTTTATATGAACTGTGATGATTGGTGTATATCgctatatataatgatatacttaaattaaaagaaagaaatttcattttggaaaatacatgagagtatgaattACGACTCTTTACGCCAACATACTTCATGCTGGCGTGACAGCATACTTCATGCTGGCGCAAAGCGTTGCAGTTCAAAcactcgtgtattttcaaaaatgaaattcatttttttatattcacattttactttcatttctgtcgggattcccagccgttaaaatagacgtacctCATTtgtcaagattcatacgcacattgttcacatatgcatcgcattcatgaggaaatggctattatTACAGATGGTAAAGaaaattggaaatgtaaatatttacttacacttacattttcaatgttttgccttcgatatctttacaaataatAATGATAGATATTTTCCTCAGGAATACGCCGTATCTGTACATGTGAACATGCGCGTagaaatcttgataaatatatgcATAGTGCCTCTATTTCATcagctgggaattctgacagatatgaaagcagaatgtaaata encodes the following:
- the LOC130047987 gene encoding annexin A7-like, with the translated sequence MEGTGYNAFEHDYPPYTDLTIEHDYPPYTDLTIEHDYPPYTDLTIEHDYPPYTDLTIEHDYPPYTDLTIEHDYPPYTDLTIEHDYPPYTDLTIEHDYPPYTDLTIEHDYPPYTDLTIEHDYPPYTDLTVEHDYPPYTDLTVEHDYPPYTDLTIEHDYPPYTDLTIEHDYPPYTDLTIEHDYPPYTDLTIEHDYPPYTDLTIEHDYPPYTDLTIERPSVCCHFAYIGVMDKSVLISTSNSLM